CGCCCCACGGCGGCCAATTGATTAACCGCATTGCCTCCGACGCCGAGAAACAAGAATTCCTCGCCCAAGGCGATCGCCTGCCCCGCATCACCCTCGATGCCCGCGCCCAGTCCGACCTCGAAATGATTGCGATCGGTGGCTTTAGCCCCCTAAAGGGCTTCATGGAGCAAAAAGACTACGAGCTTGTGGTCGAAGAAATGCACCTCAGTAATGGCCTCCCCTGGGCTGTACCCGTAACCTTATCCGTTTCTGAAGAAATTGCTGAACCTCTCAAAGAAGGCAACTGGGTCCGCCTCGATGACGCCAATGGTCGCTTTATCGGCGTCCTTGAGCTCACCGAAAAATATCACTACAACAAAGCCCACGAAGCGATCAATGTCTACCGTACCGATGAAGAAAAACACCCCGGTGTAAAGGTCGTCTACGAACAGGGCGCCGTGAATCTCGCTGGCCCCGTCTGGCTATTGGAACGGGATGACCACCCCCTTTTTCCGAAATATCAAATTGATCCGGCTGCGTCCCGGGCTGCGTTCCAAGAACGCGGCTGGACCACTGTCGTCGGTTTCCAAACCCGGAACCCAATCCACCGCGCCCACGAATACATCATCAAGTGTGCCCTAGAAACGGTTGATGGTCTTTTCCTCCATCCCCTCGTTGGGGCCACCAAGAGTGACGATATTCCTGCCGATGTGCGGATGCGTTGCTACGAAATTATGCTGGAGAACTATTTCCCCCAAGAGCGGGTGATTTTGGCGATTAACCCCTCGGCGATGCGTTATGCCGGTCCCCGAGAAGCGATTTTCCATGCCCTGATCCGGAAAAATTACGGTTGCACCCACTTCATCGTTGGCCGTGACCATGCGGGGGTCGGCGACTATTACGGCACCTATGATGCCCAAAAGATCTTTGATGAGTTTGATCCCCAAGCCCTTGGCATTACGCCGATGAAATTTGAGCATGCTTTCTTCTGTAAGAAAACAGAACAGATGGCCACCTCAAAAACTAGTCCCAGTGGCCCCGAAGACCGGATTCACCTATCGGGGACTAAGGTTCGGGAAATGCTCCGTCGCGGTGAACTACCGCCGCCACAGTTCTCCCGTCCCCTCGTTGCTGCTGAACTCGCAAAGGCGATGCATGACTAAGTCATTGTAGTTATTGCTTAAAAAGCAAAAGCCTTCCTATCACAGTGATAGGAAGGCTTTTTTTGTGGAATTTTTGGTTTTAGATATCGAGATCAAGCATGTTTAGTTTTGGTGCGTTCATCTCGATAAATTCTCGTCGAGGCGCAACGCGATCGCCCATAAGGACGGTAAAGATACGGTCTGCTTCGGCAGCATCTTCGATCTCGACCCGTTTGAGGGTCCGACTTTCTGGATTCATCGTCGTATCCCAGAGCTGTTGGGGCATCATCTCCCCTAGACCTTTAAAGCGTTGGATATTGTATTTGGCATTATCGGGGAGCTGACGAATTTGTTCTTGCAGTTCGCGATCGCTGTAGCAATAGACGTGATTTTTACCACGCTCTAATTTATACAGGGGCGGACAAGCGATGTAGATGTAACCTTGATCGACGAGATCCCGCTGATAACGGTAGAAGAAAGTCAGCAGTAGCGTCCGAATGTGGGCGCCATCCACGTCCGCATCGGTCATGATCACCACACGATGATAGCGGAGTTTTTCAGGGTTAAATTCTTCCCCCTTAATCCCCATCCCCAGCGCCGTGATCAGGGATTGAATCTCATTATTTTTATAAATCTTAGAATCATCGGTTTTTTCGATGTTGAGGATCTTTCCCCGCAACGGCAGAATCGCTTGGAATTGGCGATCGCGCCCCTGTTTCGCGCTACCTCCCGCAGAATCCCCCTCCACGAGGTAAATCTCAGACTTGGACGGATCCCGTTCACTGCAATCAGCCAACTTACCGGGTAACAACGAAGACTCAAGGACAGACTTCCGCCGCACCAGATCCCTGGCCCGACGCGCCGCCTCTGCCGCCCGAAAAGATTGGATCGCCTTTTCCAGGATCATATCAACCACATTGAGGTTAAATTCAAAATATTCCGTCAACACCTCACCCACAAAGGAATCCACAATCCCGCGCACTTCTGAGTTACCGAGCTTGGTTTTCGTCTGCCCTTCAAACTCAGGATCCGGCACTTTCACCGAAATGACTGCCGTCAAGCCTTCCCGAATATTTTCCCCGGCTAAATTAGAGTCCGCATCCTTGAGCTTGTTGCGCTTCCGGGCGACGGTGTTCATGGTCCGGGTGAGTACTGCTTTTAAACCTTCTAAGTGAGTTCCCCCATCGATGGTGCGAATGTTGTTGGCAAAGCCGAGCAAATTATCGCTGTAGGCATCTATACACCATTGCAAAGCCACCTCAAGTTGTACACCATTTTTCTCCCCCGTCACATAAATAATTTCTTCATGGAGTGGGGTTTTATCACGGTTCATGAAGGCGACATATTCTTTGATGCCACCTTCA
The nucleotide sequence above comes from [Synechococcus] sp. NIES-970. Encoded proteins:
- the sat gene encoding sulfate adenylyltransferase, with amino-acid sequence MSISSGLIAPHGGQLINRIASDAEKQEFLAQGDRLPRITLDARAQSDLEMIAIGGFSPLKGFMEQKDYELVVEEMHLSNGLPWAVPVTLSVSEEIAEPLKEGNWVRLDDANGRFIGVLELTEKYHYNKAHEAINVYRTDEEKHPGVKVVYEQGAVNLAGPVWLLERDDHPLFPKYQIDPAASRAAFQERGWTTVVGFQTRNPIHRAHEYIIKCALETVDGLFLHPLVGATKSDDIPADVRMRCYEIMLENYFPQERVILAINPSAMRYAGPREAIFHALIRKNYGCTHFIVGRDHAGVGDYYGTYDAQKIFDEFDPQALGITPMKFEHAFFCKKTEQMATSKTSPSGPEDRIHLSGTKVREMLRRGELPPPQFSRPLVAAELAKAMHD
- the gyrB gene encoding DNA gyrase, B subunit, giving the protein MTSNYSAQQIQVLEGLEPVRKRPGMYIGTTGPRGLHHLVYEVVDNSVDEALAGYCTDITVDINLDGSVTVTDNGRGIPVDIHPSTGKSALETVMTVLHAGGKFGSGGYKVSGGLHGVGVSVVNALSEWVEVTVWRNETTYMQRYERGVPKGELTETPAPSHLTGTSVHFLPDAEIFTETTVFDYNTLAGRLRELAYLNAGVKIVFTDHRTETPASNTYLYEGGIKEYVAFMNRDKTPLHEEIIYVTGEKNGVQLEVALQWCIDAYSDNLLGFANNIRTIDGGTHLEGLKAVLTRTMNTVARKRNKLKDADSNLAGENIREGLTAVISVKVPDPEFEGQTKTKLGNSEVRGIVDSFVGEVLTEYFEFNLNVVDMILEKAIQSFRAAEAARRARDLVRRKSVLESSLLPGKLADCSERDPSKSEIYLVEGDSAGGSAKQGRDRQFQAILPLRGKILNIEKTDDSKIYKNNEIQSLITALGMGIKGEEFNPEKLRYHRVVIMTDADVDGAHIRTLLLTFFYRYQRDLVDQGYIYIACPPLYKLERGKNHVYCYSDRELQEQIRQLPDNAKYNIQRFKGLGEMMPQQLWDTTMNPESRTLKRVEIEDAAEADRIFTVLMGDRVAPRREFIEMNAPKLNMLDLDI